The Eikenella corrodens genome segment CAAACTACGCCAAAAAGCCGATATAAACAGGCAATAGCAGGCATCTGCCTTTATAGTGAAATTTCAGCAACTGCTGCAGCATTAGCCAGCCCGATATCCGCTGCCACTATTCCGCTATTTGCATACTGTTTGCCGCAAAAACACCAACACAGCAGCCAGCTCGGCGGCCACTTCTTCCTGCGAGGCATTGCCCGCATGCCCGCCGGCTTCGGGAGCGTAGAGGCGGCTATTCACGCCGATTTCACGCAGGCGGGCGTGGAATTTGAGCGCATGGGCGGGATGCACACGGTCGTCGCTCAGATTGGTGGTGATGAGGGCGGGCGGGTAGGTTTGGCCATCGTACAGATTATGGTAGGGCGAAAGTTTTTTCAGGTAGCCTCTATCCGGCTCGGCATCGGGATTGCCGTATTCTTCCTGCCACGAAGCGCCGGCTAAGAGGTGCGGATAGCGCAACATATCGGTGAGCGGCACTTCGCACACCATGCCGCCAATACTCTGCGGCGCGGCACAATAAGCAGCGGCGCATACTAATCCGCCGTTGCTGCCGCCCTGCAACACGATGCGTTCGGGTGCAGACAAACCGCGCGCGGCCAAATCCTGCGCCACGGCCACCAAATCTTCCACGCTCTTATGTTTGCGTGCCGCGCCTTGGGCGGCAGCGTGCCAAGCCGGGCCGAATTCGCCGCCGCCCCGTATATTGGCCAACACAAACGCACCACCCTGCGCAAGCCAATGCCGGCCGATGATGCCCAAATAATGCGGCAGTTCCGGCACACCGAAGCCGCCGTAGGCATACACCAGCGCGGGCGCGTCCGGCTCACCACCGCCCACGTGATAATACGGAATGCGCTCGCCATCGGCCGACACCGCGTGCAACTGCCGCACGCTCAACCCCTCCGGATCAAACTGCGCAGGCTGGCGACGCATCACACACCACTCCTGCCGATGCAGATCCAGCGTATAGAGCGTGAGCGGGGAAAGGAAGCTGCTGGCCGCGATATACAGCACATCGCCGCCCCAAGGCTGGTCGGCAAACTCCAGCACTCCCGCTCCCTCCAGCGGCAGTTCGGGCACTTCGGCCGGCTGCCACTGCCCCTGCTGCAAACGCCAAGCCTTGAGGCTACCTGAAACATTATCCAGCAAGGTAGCCGCCACAAAATGGCGCGTGGTTTCCACGCCCTCCACCGACTGTCCCGCCTGCGGCGCAAACAGGCATTGCGCCTGCCCCAGCACGCCCTTGTTCAGCTTCACCGCCACCAGGCTGCCCGCCGCATAGCTTTGATTGGCCCGCAGCCAGTCGTGCTTGAGCAACACCAGCAGCCAGCCGCCCAAATAACCGCAAATTTCGCAAGTTTCAGGCAGCCCCAAAGGCAGCAGCACTCCGTCGGAGGCTACCTGAAAATATCGGCGGCTGAAAAAGCCCGTGCTTTCTTCCAGCAAATCCAGCGGCGCACCCTGCGCATCCAGATAACGCCAAGCGTGCACCCACACCGACTCCGCCGCCGTTTGCAGCAGCGGCTGCGCCTCCTCGAAGCTCTGCCCGCGCCGCAACAGCCACGCCTCGCGCGGATAGCCCGAAGCCGTGAGCTGGCGCTCGTCCCAAGCCGGGCACACCCACACGCTGTCTTCATCACGCCAGGCAATATGGTTTTTGCCCGCCGGAAAGTGAAACCCGTTGGGCACCACTTGGCGCGTTTCCAAATCGAATTCCAGCGTAAACGCCGCATCGCCGCCGCCCGGGCTGAGCGAGAGCAACACCCGATTCGGCTGCTCCACATAGTGCGACACGCCGTCTAAATACACATCCTCGCCCAGCACCTCATCGAAATCCGCCACCGAAAACAACACCTCCCATTCCGGCAGACCGGCACGGTACGAAGCCGCGCTGCACACGCGGTACACGCCCTTTGAAAACTCCTCGCTCTGATAAAAGTGATACATCCGCGCGCGGTGCTCCTGGCAAAACGGAATCTGCTGCTCGTCTTGCAACACCTCCAAAATATCGCGGCGCAGCGGCTCGTAATCCGGCCGGCTCTCCAGCCAGGCTTGCGTTTGCGCATGTTCGGCAGCGGCAAAAGCAGCGGTTTCGGGAGCATTGAGATTTTCAAACACGGCATAACGGTCGGCAGACATTTTCAGGTAGCCTTTGGCGGGTGGTTTCGGAAGGCGGGCATTGTAGCAGTATTGGCGAGAAGGAAAGAGAAAGGCTACCTGAAAAGTGTACCGTGATTTTAACTACATTAGCGGTTCGCGCTTTCAGGTAGCCTTTGTCCTGCCGCTTGGTGTTACACGCGGCGGATGCTGTCTTTGTAGTGTCCGGCGCGTTCGCCGCCGATCAGACGCGGGCGGCTGGCCAGGGCGCAGACGTGGGCGGCGCCCAGTTCGCGCTGTTGCGGGCGCAGGGGGATTTGCACGTGTTTGATGTGCATACCGATGGAGGTGTCGCCGATGTCGAGCCCGGCGTGGGCGGTGATGAATTCCACTTCCACCGGGTCGCGCATATATTTGAAGGCAGCCAGCTGCGCACTGCCGCCTGCGTGCAGGCCGGGCAATACGTTCACGATTTCCAGCCCGTATTTTTCGGCCAACTCACGCTCCACGGCCAAGGCGCGGTTGATGTGCTCGCAGCCTTGCACGACGAGGTAGATTTTGCGTTCGTTCAGGATGTCGAGCAGGGTTTTCACGATCACTTCGCCCACTTCCTGATTGGAATTCTTGCCGATGCGGCCGCCGATCACTTCGCTGGTAGAAAGGCCGAGCACGAAAATCTGCCCTTCGCCGATGGCGGATTGGTGCAGTATATCAAGCGCAAGGGCGCGGGTTTGTTCGGCTAATTGGGTTAGATCCATGAGATGCCTCCTTCGTTGTGTTGCCGCACTCTAAATTCAGCGGTCAGAGAGATTCTAACAGCTTCGTGCGGCGGCGGTTTTGATGGAGGCTAAGATACGGCTCGGCGGTTGGCAAAAGGCTACCTGAAATTTCAGGTAGCCTCTTTTCCTTTCCTGCCCACTGGCTATTCTTCCTCCCCGCCCAGCTCTTTCACCAGCCGCCGTTCATACACGGATTGCGCCAGCGTGCCGGCGTCGATGTATTCCAGCTCGCTGCCCAGCGGCATGCCCTGAGCCAGGCGGCTCACTCGGTAGGGCAGGTTTTTGAACAGCTCGGCCAGCACATAGGCGGTGGCGTTGCCTTCGGGAGTGAAGGCGGTGGCGATGATCACTTCTTCCACTTCGCTCTCTTGCAGGCGGGCAACCAGTTTGTCGAGCGCGATATGCTGCAAATCCATGCCCTGCGCGGGGCTGATTTGCCCCATGAGCACGAAATAGAGGCCGTCGTGGCAATGGGCGGCTTCCATGCCGGCCACGTCGGCGGGCAGGTGCACAATCATCAGGCGGCGGCCGTCGCGCGCGGGGTCGGCGCAGATGGCGCAAAGCTCGCCTTCGCAGAAGGTGTTGCACAGGCGGCAATGCTGCACGGCGGTGAGGGCATGCTGCAGGGCGGCGGCCAGCTCGGCAGCGCCTTCGCGCTTGTGGCGCAGCAGCTCGTAGGCCATGCGGCGGGCGGATTTGGGGCCGACGTTGGGCAAAACTTCGAGGGCTTGGGTGAGGCGGGTGAAGGCGTCGGTTTTTTTGCGGGTCATAGTTTGGGTTTCAGGTAGCCTGCTCACTCTTCCGGGTCGGTATGCAGGTAAGACAGGAATTCTGTGAACGAATCGGCGATTAGGATGGTGTTTTTCACGAAGTTGGCTTCCGTGCTGATGTTATCGCTCCACACGTCACGCACATAGTAGTAAATCCTGCCGCTGTTTTTGTGCAGGCAAATGTAGTTGCCACCCCAATCAAAGGCGTAGGGGATTAAGTCGGGCGGCACTTCCATTTTTCCCCATTCGTTTACCGCCCTGCCTTCCAAGGTAAAGTCGGGGTCGTCACCAAAATCGCGGACGTATTTGACGGCAATGAAATCTCTGATTTCGATATAGTCGTAATCGATGTTTGGGTTTTCAAATATAGGTTTGTTGGGTGTGCCGCCGTTCCACTTCAGATAGTGCGCCTTAAAGTCTGCGGGGAAGAAGACCCCTAATTTGTTTTCCACTTCCCGAATTTCTTGTTCGGAAATATTTTTTTCGCAATCGTGAAATTCCAGCATTTTTGTGCCGCCTCCTGAATCAATCGGTATGTTTTCAGGTAGCCTTTCTTTGGTCAGGCTACCTGAAATCCTGCGGCTATTCGCTGGCTTCGCTGCTGTCTTCCGCTGCGGCCGGGCTGTCGGACGAGGGTGGGGGCGGCAGCAGGTTGTTGAGCGTGAGGGCGGCGGGGTTGAGCGTGGGATGTCCGCTGAAGGAGGCACTGTAGCCGCCGGTGCTGTTGCCGCGGATGGTGGTTTGCACGCCCAACGGGAAGGTGGCGAGGTCGCTGATGTGGCCGAAGGGAAAGCCGGTGAGCACGGGGATGCCGCTGATGCGGCGCAGGGTGCGGATCACGCTGGAGAGGTCGTAGCCGCCGTCGTACACGTCGCGCGCGCTGCCCATGCGGAAGTTGCCGAGCACGATGGCCTGTTGCCGTTTGAGGATGCCGGCCAGATGCAGGGTTTGCAGCATACGTTCGAGGCGGTAGGGCTGTTCGCCCACGTCTTCGAGGAAGAGGATGCCGCCTTCGGGCTGCGGCAGGTAGGCCGAGCCGGCCAGGGAGGCAATCACGCTGAGGTTGCCGCCCCACATGGTGCCGTGCAGGGTGGGCACGTTGGCGGCCTGTACTTCCGATACTTGAATGCTCAAATCGGCGCGGGTGCTGCCGTCGATAAAGGCTTGCATGGTGTATACCGAGGGCTGGGCTTTGCCGAAACCGCTATAAAGCATGGGGCCGGCAAAGCTGCACATATTGCCTTGGGCGAGCAGGGCGAGCTGGATGGC includes the following:
- a CDS encoding LD-carboxypeptidase; protein product: MLFPHLSRRRFLSASATLAGAGVLQACSTPAMPVSPSNQNRTGSGNTPARPARSGSGTTLRVVAPSGFAPRAEQAQAGLLRLYNAGFTITNQQAVERRSQRFAGTDAERIADFQDVASGKVPTPQVLMGMRGGYGAVRLLPHIDWPSLGARMREHGTQLFGFSDVCAIQLALLAQGNMCSFAGPMLYSGFGKAQPSVYTMQAFIDGSTRADLSIQVSEVQAANVPTLHGTMWGGNLSVIASLAGSAYLPQPEGGILFLEDVGEQPYRLERMLQTLHLAGILKRQQAIVLGNFRMGSARDVYDGGYDLSSVIRTLRRISGIPVLTGFPFGHISDLATFPLGVQTTIRGNSTGGYSASFSGHPTLNPAALTLNNLLPPPPSSDSPAAAEDSSEASE
- a CDS encoding SMI1/KNR4 family protein, translating into MLEFHDCEKNISEQEIREVENKLGVFFPADFKAHYLKWNGGTPNKPIFENPNIDYDYIEIRDFIAVKYVRDFGDDPDFTLEGRAVNEWGKMEVPPDLIPYAFDWGGNYICLHKNSGRIYYYVRDVWSDNISTEANFVKNTILIADSFTEFLSYLHTDPEE
- the recR gene encoding recombination mediator RecR, translated to MTRKKTDAFTRLTQALEVLPNVGPKSARRMAYELLRHKREGAAELAAALQHALTAVQHCRLCNTFCEGELCAICADPARDGRRLMIVHLPADVAGMEAAHCHDGLYFVLMGQISPAQGMDLQHIALDKLVARLQESEVEEVIIATAFTPEGNATAYVLAELFKNLPYRVSRLAQGMPLGSELEYIDAGTLAQSVYERRLVKELGGEEE
- a CDS encoding prolyl oligopeptidase family serine peptidase; the protein is MKMSADRYAVFENLNAPETAAFAAAEHAQTQAWLESRPDYEPLRRDILEVLQDEQQIPFCQEHRARMYHFYQSEEFSKGVYRVCSAASYRAGLPEWEVLFSVADFDEVLGEDVYLDGVSHYVEQPNRVLLSLSPGGGDAAFTLEFDLETRQVVPNGFHFPAGKNHIAWRDEDSVWVCPAWDERQLTASGYPREAWLLRRGQSFEEAQPLLQTAAESVWVHAWRYLDAQGAPLDLLEESTGFFSRRYFQVASDGVLLPLGLPETCEICGYLGGWLLVLLKHDWLRANQSYAAGSLVAVKLNKGVLGQAQCLFAPQAGQSVEGVETTRHFVAATLLDNVSGSLKAWRLQQGQWQPAEVPELPLEGAGVLEFADQPWGGDVLYIAASSFLSPLTLYTLDLHRQEWCVMRRQPAQFDPEGLSVRQLHAVSADGERIPYYHVGGGEPDAPALVYAYGGFGVPELPHYLGIIGRHWLAQGGAFVLANIRGGGEFGPAWHAAAQGAARKHKSVEDLVAVAQDLAARGLSAPERIVLQGGSNGGLVCAAAYCAAPQSIGGMVCEVPLTDMLRYPHLLAGASWQEEYGNPDAEPDRGYLKKLSPYHNLYDGQTYPPALITTNLSDDRVHPAHALKFHARLREIGVNSRLYAPEAGGHAGNASQEEVAAELAAVLVFLRQTVCK
- a CDS encoding TIGR01440 family protein → MDLTQLAEQTRALALDILHQSAIGEGQIFVLGLSTSEVIGGRIGKNSNQEVGEVIVKTLLDILNERKIYLVVQGCEHINRALAVERELAEKYGLEIVNVLPGLHAGGSAQLAAFKYMRDPVEVEFITAHAGLDIGDTSIGMHIKHVQIPLRPQQRELGAAHVCALASRPRLIGGERAGHYKDSIRRV